The Methylopila sp. M107 genome contains the following window.
CTTGCCGTTCAGCGAGTTGGTGTAGGCGCCGGCGACAATGTTCGGCGTCTCGCCCTTGTGCATGTCGGTCTCGGCGTATTTCAGCGTCCCGTCGACCGTCGCCTTGCCGTCGTCGACGTTGACGCGGAGGCTGATGCCGCCGTCGGTCAGGATGCGCAGGCGGTCGGCGGCCGGGTTGAAGTCGACGGTGACCTTGGCGCCGGAGGCGATCTTCTCCGATAGCGCGCTCTTCTTGGTCGCCTTGCCGCTGGTCGGATCGATGGTGACGATGTCGCCGGCGGCGGTCACGCCGTAAAGCTGGCCGTCGGCCGGGCGCACGTCGATGCCGACGAGGTCCTCGGCGCCGGAAACGTCGACCTTGGCCGTGACCTTCAGGCTGTCTGGATCGACCAGCGCAAGCGACTTGCCGCCGATAAGCGCGATGACGCTGTCGGCGGACGCCGGCGCGGCGAAGCCGAGCGTCAAGGCGCCAAGCGCGCCGGCCGCCGCGAGGGCTCGAAGGGAAGCGGTCATGACAGTCTCCGTCTTGTGTGTCGTCGACGCCGTTCGGCGACGCTGACCCGGAAACACGGCCCGCCATGGAATTGGATGCACGACCGCGCATCCCGATTTGTTGATCGAGATTATTTGCGCATCCGCGCATCCGAACCCCATGCATTGCGGGTAAGTTTCCGAATGTCGATGCGATGCTCGTTCGACATCCAGACAAACGGACGCGATGACCGTCGACCACCAGTTCCAAGCCGGCGCGAGTTATGCCGGCGCCGATCCA
Protein-coding sequences here:
- a CDS encoding DUF4394 domain-containing protein, with protein sequence MTASLRALAAAGALGALTLGFAAPASADSVIALIGGKSLALVDPDSLKVTAKVDVSGAEDLVGIDVRPADGQLYGVTAAGDIVTIDPTSGKATKKSALSEKIASGAKVTVDFNPAADRLRILTDGGISLRVNVDDGKATVDGTLKYAETDMHKGETPNIVAGAYTNSLNGKKAEKTELFDIDATIPALVKQAPPNDGILSAIGKLGVKPSGPVAFEIAASADGSNAAWLLTGGELYSVDLKTGATKKAGAIEGSAEATDIAWWASK